The Candidatus Mycolicibacterium alkanivorans genome contains a region encoding:
- the recN gene encoding DNA repair protein RecN, whose product MLAEIRIESLGAISAATAEFDKGLTVLTGETGTGKTMVVTGLHLLGGARADATRVRSGAGRAVVEGRFTTEELDPATTAQIDEILDSSGAERDDDGTIIALRSVSRDGPSRAYLGGRSVPARSLTTFTTGLLTLHGQNDQLRLMRPDEQRAALDRFAGVEAELERYTKVHDEWLVARRDLVDRTNRARELAQEADRLKFALAEIDGVDPAPGEDETLVADIRRLCELDALREAAAGARAALSASVDEVCDGQPHAATDTIGRAIALLESTDDAALIALARQLSEVSTVVGDAARELGDFLGELPGDASSLETKLARQAELRSLTRKYAADVDGVLRWAAQSRERLAQLDVSEEALSGLARRVDALGQQVAAAGLELSKARTKSAKGLAKAVTAELAGLAMADADFTVGVSLMGAREDDSAPLRLPAGQAVHAGSEGIDLVEFGFTAHRGTDVLPLNKSASGGELSRLMLALEVVLAASAEGTTMVFDEVDAGVGGRAAVQIGRRLARLARTHQVIVVTHLPQVAAYADIHLVVESGRNGASDVRRLDTDQRVAELARMLAGLGESDTGRAHARELLAAAQDDRAAT is encoded by the coding sequence ATGCTGGCTGAGATCCGAATCGAGTCACTGGGCGCGATCAGCGCCGCGACGGCGGAGTTCGACAAGGGACTGACCGTGCTGACCGGTGAGACCGGCACCGGCAAGACCATGGTGGTGACCGGGCTGCATCTGCTCGGCGGTGCGCGCGCCGACGCCACCCGGGTTCGGTCGGGCGCCGGGCGCGCGGTCGTCGAAGGCCGGTTCACCACCGAAGAACTCGACCCGGCGACCACCGCGCAGATCGACGAGATCCTGGACTCCTCGGGCGCCGAGCGCGACGACGACGGCACCATCATCGCGCTGCGGTCGGTGAGCCGCGACGGGCCGTCACGGGCCTACCTCGGCGGCCGCAGTGTGCCGGCCAGATCGCTGACCACCTTCACCACCGGACTGCTGACCCTGCACGGCCAGAACGACCAGCTGCGGCTGATGCGCCCCGACGAGCAGCGCGCCGCGCTCGACCGCTTCGCCGGTGTGGAAGCCGAACTAGAGCGCTACACGAAGGTGCACGACGAGTGGCTGGTGGCGCGGCGCGATCTGGTCGATCGAACCAACCGCGCCCGGGAACTGGCGCAGGAGGCCGACCGGTTGAAGTTCGCGCTCGCCGAGATCGACGGCGTCGACCCGGCTCCCGGCGAGGACGAGACGCTGGTGGCCGACATCCGGCGGCTCTGCGAACTCGACGCGCTGCGCGAGGCCGCCGCCGGTGCGCGGGCTGCCCTCTCGGCGTCGGTGGACGAGGTCTGCGACGGCCAACCGCACGCCGCCACCGACACCATCGGCCGGGCCATCGCGCTGCTGGAGTCCACCGACGACGCGGCGCTGATCGCGCTCGCCCGCCAGCTGAGCGAGGTGTCGACCGTCGTCGGGGACGCCGCCCGCGAGCTCGGCGATTTCCTGGGCGAGCTGCCCGGTGACGCCAGCTCGCTGGAGACCAAGCTGGCGCGCCAAGCCGAGCTGCGCAGCCTGACCCGTAAGTACGCCGCTGACGTCGACGGTGTGCTCCGCTGGGCGGCACAGTCGCGGGAGCGGTTGGCTCAGCTCGATGTCTCCGAGGAGGCGTTGTCCGGGCTGGCGCGGCGGGTCGACGCGCTGGGGCAGCAGGTCGCCGCTGCCGGGCTCGAGCTGTCCAAGGCCCGCACCAAATCAGCCAAGGGCCTGGCGAAGGCGGTGACCGCCGAGCTGGCCGGGCTGGCGATGGCCGATGCCGACTTCACTGTCGGGGTCTCGCTCATGGGTGCTCGTGAGGATGACAGTGCGCCGCTGCGGCTGCCGGCGGGTCAGGCAGTTCATGCTGGCAGCGAGGGCATCGACCTGGTCGAGTTCGGGTTCACTGCGCACCGCGGCACCGACGTGCTGCCGCTGAACAAGAGCGCCTCCGGCGGTGAGCTGTCCCGGCTGATGCTGGCGCTGGAGGTCGTGCTGGCCGCCTCGGCCGAGGGAACCACCATGGTCTTCGACGAGGTGGACGCCGGGGTGGGCGGTCGCGCCGCGGTGCAGATCGGCCGACGGCTGGCGCGCCTGGCCCGCACCCATCAGGTCATCGTGGTCACGCACCTGCCGCAGGTGGCCGCCTACGCCGACATCCATCTGGTCGTGGAGTCGGGCCGCAACGGGGCCAGCGACGTGCGCCGGCTGGACACCGACCAACGGGTGGCCGAACTGGCTCGGATGCTGGCCGGGCTGGGGGAATCCGACACCGGACGCGCGCATGCCCGCGAGCTGTTGGCGGCCGCGCAGGACGACAGAGCCGCGACCTAA
- a CDS encoding CTP synthase, with protein MPPLRKHPQTTTKHLFVTGGVVSSLGKGLTASSLGQLLTARGLQVTMQKLDPYLNVDPGTMNPFQHGEVFVTEDGAETDLDVGHYERFLDRNLSGSANVTTGQVYSTVIAKERRGEYLGDTVQVIPHITDEIKRRILAMAEPDADGNRPDVVITEVGGTVGDIESLPFLEAARQVRHEVGRENCFFLHVSLVPFLAPSGELKTKPTQHSVAALRSIGISPDALILRCDRDVPEPLKNKIALMCDVDIDGVISTPDAPSIYDIPKVLHREELDAYVVRRLALPFRDVDWSEWDDLLRRVHEPKETVRIALVGKYIDLSDAYLSVAEALRAGGFAHRAKVEMRWVASDDCETDSGAAAVLDDVHGVLIPGGFGIRGIEGKIGAIRYARHRGLPVLGLCLGLQCIVIEAARSVGLSEANSAEFDPGTTDPVISTMAGQRDAVAGEADLGGTMRLGAYPAMLEPGSIVAEAYQSTHVSERHRHRYEVNNEYRDKIAESGLRFSGTSPDGHLVEFVEYPRDVHPFVVGTQAHPELKSRPTRPHPLFDAFVGAAIDYKAAERLPVEIPEQHPNGEEHPDNGSAPLAEQVPEHVARG; from the coding sequence TTGCCACCATTGCGCAAGCACCCACAGACCACGACCAAGCACCTCTTCGTGACTGGTGGCGTGGTTTCTTCCCTGGGCAAGGGCCTCACCGCCAGCAGCCTCGGCCAGTTGCTCACCGCGCGCGGCCTGCAGGTGACCATGCAGAAGCTCGACCCGTACCTCAACGTGGATCCGGGCACCATGAACCCCTTCCAGCACGGCGAGGTGTTCGTCACAGAGGACGGCGCAGAAACCGATCTGGACGTCGGGCACTACGAGCGTTTCCTGGACCGCAACCTGTCGGGGTCGGCCAATGTGACCACCGGTCAGGTGTATTCGACCGTCATCGCCAAGGAGCGCCGCGGCGAGTACCTGGGGGACACCGTTCAGGTGATCCCGCACATCACCGACGAGATCAAGCGCCGGATCCTGGCGATGGCCGAACCCGACGCCGACGGCAACCGACCCGATGTGGTGATCACCGAGGTCGGCGGCACGGTCGGCGACATCGAGTCGCTACCGTTCCTGGAGGCCGCCCGCCAGGTGCGCCACGAGGTGGGCCGGGAGAACTGCTTCTTCCTGCACGTGTCGCTGGTGCCGTTCCTGGCGCCCTCCGGAGAGCTCAAGACCAAACCCACTCAGCACTCGGTGGCCGCGCTGCGCAGCATCGGTATCTCCCCGGACGCGCTGATCCTGCGCTGCGACCGCGACGTGCCCGAGCCCCTGAAGAACAAGATCGCGCTGATGTGCGACGTCGACATCGACGGGGTGATCTCCACACCGGATGCGCCGTCGATCTACGACATCCCCAAGGTGCTGCACCGCGAAGAGCTCGACGCCTACGTGGTGCGCCGGCTGGCCCTGCCGTTCCGTGACGTCGACTGGTCGGAGTGGGACGACCTGCTGCGCCGGGTGCACGAGCCCAAGGAGACGGTGCGAATCGCGTTGGTGGGCAAGTACATCGACCTCTCCGACGCCTACCTGTCGGTGGCGGAGGCCCTGCGGGCGGGCGGATTCGCCCATCGTGCCAAGGTGGAGATGCGCTGGGTCGCCTCCGACGACTGCGAGACCGACAGCGGCGCGGCCGCCGTCCTCGACGACGTGCACGGGGTGCTAATTCCCGGCGGGTTCGGCATCCGCGGCATCGAGGGCAAGATCGGTGCGATCCGCTACGCCCGCCATCGCGGACTGCCGGTGCTGGGGCTGTGCCTCGGGCTGCAGTGCATTGTCATCGAAGCGGCTAGATCGGTGGGGCTGTCGGAGGCGAACTCCGCCGAATTCGACCCTGGCACAACGGATCCGGTGATCTCGACGATGGCCGGCCAGCGTGACGCGGTGGCCGGTGAGGCCGACCTGGGCGGCACCATGCGACTGGGCGCCTACCCGGCGATGCTGGAGCCGGGATCCATTGTCGCCGAGGCCTATCAGTCCACGCACGTCTCCGAGCGCCATCGCCACCGCTACGAGGTCAACAACGAATACCGCGACAAGATCGCCGAGAGTGGTCTGCGGTTCTCCGGAACCTCACCCGACGGGCATCTGGTGGAGTTCGTCGAATATCCCCGCGACGTGCACCCGTTCGTGGTGGGCACCCAGGCGCACCCGGAACTCAAGAGCAGGCCCACCCGCCCGCACCCACTGTTCGACGCATTCGTCGGCGCGGCGATCGACTACAAGGCCGCCGAGCGGTTGCCGGTGGAGATCCCCGAACAACACCCAAACGGCGAGGAGCATCCGGACAACGGATCTGCGCCGCTGGCCGAGCAGGTCCCAGAACACGTAGCCCGTGGCTGA
- a CDS encoding NAD kinase, which produces MNSERVILLVVHTGRDKATDTARRVEKVLSDNGIGLRVLSAEAVDRGSVHLDPADMKALGADIEVVDADDDAAVGCELVLVLGGDGTFLRAAELARNAEIPVLGVNLGRIGFLAEAEAEAIDAVLDHVVARTYRVEERMTLDIAVRVGGHELSRGWALNEASLEKGARLGVIGVVLEIDGRPVSAFGCDGVLVSSPTGSTAYAFSAGGPVVWPDLEAILVVPNNAHALFARPMVTSPHATIAIEIDADSHDALVLCDGRREMRVPAGGRLEVTKCSTPLKWVRLDSAPFTDRLVRKFRLPVTGWRGQ; this is translated from the coding sequence ATGAACTCTGAGCGGGTGATCCTGCTCGTCGTCCACACCGGCCGCGACAAGGCCACCGACACCGCCCGGCGAGTCGAGAAAGTGTTGAGCGACAACGGGATCGGACTGCGGGTGTTGTCGGCCGAGGCCGTTGACCGCGGTTCTGTGCACCTCGATCCCGCCGACATGAAGGCGTTGGGCGCCGACATCGAGGTGGTCGACGCCGACGACGACGCGGCCGTGGGCTGTGAACTGGTGCTGGTACTCGGCGGCGACGGAACGTTTCTGCGGGCCGCCGAACTGGCCCGCAACGCCGAGATCCCGGTGCTGGGCGTCAACCTCGGGCGCATTGGTTTTTTGGCCGAGGCCGAGGCCGAAGCCATCGACGCGGTGCTCGACCACGTCGTCGCCCGCACCTACCGGGTCGAAGAGCGCATGACGCTGGACATCGCGGTGAGGGTGGGCGGACACGAGCTCTCACGCGGGTGGGCGCTCAACGAGGCCAGCCTGGAGAAGGGCGCGCGGCTGGGTGTGATCGGCGTGGTCCTCGAAATCGACGGACGACCGGTCTCGGCGTTCGGCTGCGACGGTGTGCTGGTGTCGAGCCCGACCGGCTCCACCGCGTACGCGTTCTCGGCGGGCGGGCCGGTGGTCTGGCCCGATCTCGAGGCAATCCTGGTGGTGCCCAACAACGCTCACGCGCTGTTCGCCCGTCCGATGGTCACCAGCCCGCACGCCACCATCGCCATCGAGATCGACGCCGATAGTCACGACGCGCTGGTGCTGTGCGACGGCCGTCGCGAGATGCGGGTGCCTGCCGGTGGCCGGCTGGAGGTGACCAAGTGCAGCACGCCGCTGAAGTGGGTGCGCCTGGACAGTGCGCCGTTCACCGATCGCCTGGTGCGCAAGTTCCGCCTGCCGGTCACCGGCTGGCGCGGTCAGTGA
- a CDS encoding copper transporter, with amino-acid sequence MISLRHHAISLAAVFLALALGVILGSGVLSDTLLTGLRSEKQDLNKQITGLTDQRNALNEKLSGADEFDTQMSGRIVRDALAGKSVVLFRTPDADNDDVEAMTRIIGQSGGTVSGTVALTQEFVDANSAEKLRSVVNSPIVPAGAQLSTTLVDQGSQAGDLLGIALLINRNPKVKPADDPQRETVLAALRDTGFLTYQGDRVGAADTAVVVTGGALGDNAGNQGSTVARFAAGLAPHGSGTVLVGRDGSATGTSAVAVTRADAGMAAAVTTVDDIGVESGRITTVLALQNLIGGARPGQFGTGPGATSITVPQ; translated from the coding sequence GTGATATCACTACGCCACCATGCCATTTCGCTGGCAGCGGTCTTCCTTGCGCTGGCTCTCGGCGTGATCCTCGGTTCCGGTGTGCTCTCCGACACGCTGCTGACGGGGCTGCGCAGCGAGAAGCAGGACCTCAACAAGCAGATCACCGGGCTCACCGACCAGCGCAACGCGCTCAATGAAAAGCTCAGTGGTGCAGACGAGTTCGATACCCAGATGTCGGGACGTATCGTCCGCGACGCGCTGGCGGGCAAGTCGGTGGTGTTGTTCCGCACCCCGGACGCCGACAACGACGACGTCGAGGCGATGACGCGGATCATCGGCCAGTCCGGCGGCACCGTCTCGGGCACCGTGGCGCTCACCCAGGAATTCGTCGACGCCAACTCGGCGGAGAAGCTGCGTTCGGTGGTCAACTCGCCGATCGTGCCGGCCGGAGCGCAACTGAGCACCACACTGGTCGACCAGGGCTCGCAAGCCGGCGACCTGCTCGGCATCGCCCTGCTGATCAATCGCAACCCCAAGGTCAAACCGGCCGACGACCCGCAGCGTGAGACAGTGCTGGCCGCGCTGCGCGACACCGGTTTCCTGACCTATCAGGGCGACCGCGTCGGCGCCGCCGACACCGCCGTCGTCGTCACCGGCGGGGCGCTTGGCGACAACGCCGGCAACCAGGGCTCCACCGTCGCACGGTTCGCGGCGGGACTGGCTCCGCACGGCTCGGGAACGGTGCTGGTCGGCCGCGACGGCTCGGCCACCGGAACCTCAGCGGTGGCTGTGACCCGCGCCGATGCCGGCATGGCGGCCGCGGTGACCACCGTCGACGACATCGGCGTGGAGTCCGGCCGGATCACCACGGTGCTGGCGCTGCAGAACCTGATCGGCGGCGCCCGACCCGGGCAGTTCGGCACCGGCCCCGGTGCGACCTCGATCACCGTTCCGCAGTAA
- a CDS encoding tetratricopeptide repeat protein, whose protein sequence is MVDDRQGNSDGRPSRRPAGAGSSGRDRRGPKPPYRSGPGRARQAQPQHASEADDAKRPSGPPIPAEIEAKQLAPEIRGELSTLDRATADTVARHLVAAGELLEEDPETALAHAQAARARSGRIAAVREAVGIAAYQCGDWAQALSEFRAARRMGSKSQLLPLIADCERGVGRPERAVELARSPEAAELTGDDADEMRIVAAGARADLGQLDQALALLSSPQPDPSRTGTTSARLFYAYAETLLALGRDDDALQWFIHAAAADIDGVTDAEDRVSELA, encoded by the coding sequence GTGGTCGACGACAGGCAAGGCAATTCCGATGGGCGCCCTTCGCGCCGTCCGGCGGGAGCCGGCTCCTCCGGTCGTGACCGTCGCGGGCCGAAGCCGCCGTATCGATCGGGTCCCGGACGCGCCCGTCAGGCTCAGCCACAGCACGCCTCCGAAGCCGACGATGCCAAGCGCCCCAGCGGTCCGCCGATCCCCGCGGAGATCGAAGCCAAGCAGCTCGCTCCCGAAATCCGTGGGGAGCTATCGACTTTGGACCGTGCCACCGCCGACACGGTCGCTCGGCACCTCGTCGCCGCCGGCGAGTTGCTCGAGGAGGATCCGGAGACCGCGCTGGCGCACGCCCAGGCGGCTCGAGCCCGTTCCGGCCGCATCGCCGCGGTGCGTGAGGCCGTCGGCATCGCCGCCTACCAGTGCGGCGACTGGGCGCAGGCACTCTCGGAGTTCCGGGCCGCACGCCGCATGGGAAGCAAGTCCCAACTGCTGCCGTTGATCGCCGACTGTGAGCGCGGGGTCGGCCGGCCGGAGCGGGCCGTCGAACTGGCCCGCAGCCCCGAGGCCGCCGAACTCACTGGTGACGACGCCGACGAGATGCGCATCGTGGCCGCCGGCGCCCGGGCCGATCTCGGCCAGCTCGATCAGGCGCTCGCGCTGCTGTCCAGCCCGCAGCCCGACCCGTCGCGTACCGGGACCACCTCGGCGCGACTGTTCTACGCCTACGCCGAGACCCTGCTGGCGCTCGGCCGCGACGACGACGCACTGCAGTGGTTCATCCATGCCGCTGCCGCCGACATCGACGGTGTCACCGACGCCGAAGATCGGGTCAGCGAGCTGGCCTGA
- a CDS encoding HAD-IIA family hydrolase, protein MTTLAQQHDCLLLDLDGTVFRGHQPTEGAIVSLDRADTRKLFVTNNASRAADEVAEHLRGLGFTATPADVVTSAQSAAGLLAQQLPAGAKVLVVGTDALADEVAGVGLQPVRLFSDEPVAVVQGHSTTTGWPILAEAALAIRAGALWVAANVDRTLPTERGLLPGNGAMVAALKAATDAEPQVAGKPAPALMRDALARGTFHAPLVVGDRLDTDIEGANAAELPSLMVLTGVNNAADAVHACPAQRPILIGADLRDLHTDAEALKVVAHPAWRVEVHDHVVTVFATGDDPGDDGLSVVRATARAVWDTSTDGRAIAVRAGDDSARAALERWSLLTDPDRLA, encoded by the coding sequence GTGACAACCCTTGCACAGCAACATGATTGCCTGCTGCTCGATCTCGACGGTACGGTCTTTCGCGGCCACCAGCCGACCGAGGGCGCCATCGTCTCGCTGGACCGCGCCGACACCCGCAAGCTGTTCGTCACCAACAACGCCTCCCGTGCTGCCGACGAGGTAGCCGAGCACCTGCGCGGGCTCGGTTTCACCGCCACGCCCGCCGATGTGGTGACCAGCGCCCAGAGCGCCGCCGGTCTGCTGGCACAGCAACTGCCCGCCGGGGCGAAGGTCCTCGTGGTGGGAACCGACGCACTCGCCGATGAGGTGGCCGGCGTCGGGTTGCAGCCGGTGCGGCTGTTCTCCGACGAGCCGGTCGCGGTGGTGCAGGGCCATTCGACGACCACCGGATGGCCCATCCTCGCCGAGGCGGCATTGGCCATCCGGGCGGGCGCCCTGTGGGTGGCCGCCAACGTCGACCGCACCCTGCCGACCGAGCGGGGTCTGCTGCCCGGAAACGGCGCCATGGTCGCCGCGCTCAAGGCGGCCACCGACGCCGAGCCTCAGGTCGCCGGCAAGCCGGCACCCGCGTTGATGCGAGACGCGTTGGCGCGCGGCACCTTCCACGCGCCGCTGGTCGTCGGCGACCGGCTGGACACCGACATCGAGGGCGCCAACGCCGCGGAGCTGCCCAGCCTGATGGTGCTCACCGGGGTCAACAACGCCGCCGACGCGGTCCATGCCTGCCCCGCGCAGCGGCCCATCCTCATCGGGGCGGATCTGCGTGACCTGCACACCGACGCCGAGGCCCTGAAGGTAGTTGCGCACCCGGCGTGGCGGGTCGAGGTTCACGACCACGTCGTCACCGTGTTCGCCACGGGAGATGACCCGGGTGACGACGGGCTGTCGGTGGTGCGCGCGACCGCCCGCGCCGTGTGGGACACATCGACCGACGGACGCGCGATCGCGGTCCGCGCCGGTGACGACTCCGCGCGCGCCGCGCTGGAGCGCTGGTCGCTGCTGACGGACCCGGATCGGCTAGCGTGA
- the steA gene encoding putative cytokinetic ring protein SteA — protein MKMSALLSRNTNARPGVTGTARVDRDIDRLLRRIGPGDIVVIDILDLDRITADALADARVAGVVNASPSISGRYPNLGPEVLVANNIALIDSVGAEAFKKIKDGAKVRLHNGGVYSGDRRLVHGVERSDEDIADLMHDAKTGLVAHLEAFAGNTIEFIRSESPLLIDGVGIPNIDVDVYRRHVVVVADGEGAEDDLKALKPFIKEYQPVLVGVGAGADILDKCGYWPQLIVGNPEQMSAEVLKCGAPVVLPADADGHAAGLERIQDLGIGAMTFPAAGSAADLALLLVDHHGASLIVTVGHPASIEEFFDRSRQQSNPSTFLTRLKVGKKLVDAKAVATLYRNHISGGAIAMLILAVLFAIIAALWVSRADTVVIDWIVNYWNRFLIWIQGWVT, from the coding sequence ATGAAGATGTCAGCGCTTCTCTCGCGTAACACCAATGCTCGGCCGGGAGTGACGGGCACCGCCCGCGTCGACCGCGACATCGATCGCCTGCTGCGCAGGATCGGCCCGGGCGACATCGTCGTCATCGACATCCTCGACCTGGACCGCATCACAGCCGACGCACTGGCCGACGCCCGCGTCGCCGGAGTGGTCAACGCCTCGCCGTCGATCTCCGGTCGCTACCCGAACCTGGGCCCCGAGGTGCTGGTGGCCAACAACATCGCCCTCATCGACAGCGTGGGTGCCGAGGCCTTCAAGAAGATCAAGGACGGCGCCAAGGTCCGACTGCACAACGGTGGGGTGTATTCGGGCGATCGCCGACTGGTGCACGGTGTCGAACGCAGCGACGAAGACATCGCCGACCTCATGCACGACGCCAAGACGGGTCTGGTGGCTCATCTGGAAGCCTTCGCCGGCAACACCATCGAGTTCATTCGCAGCGAGAGCCCGTTGCTCATCGACGGGGTCGGCATCCCCAACATCGACGTCGACGTCTACCGCCGTCACGTGGTGGTGGTGGCCGACGGGGAAGGCGCCGAGGACGACCTCAAGGCGCTCAAGCCGTTTATCAAGGAGTACCAGCCAGTGCTCGTCGGTGTCGGCGCAGGCGCCGACATCCTCGACAAGTGCGGCTACTGGCCGCAGCTGATCGTGGGCAACCCCGAACAGATGAGCGCCGAGGTGCTCAAGTGCGGTGCCCCGGTGGTGCTGCCCGCCGACGCCGACGGCCATGCCGCCGGGTTGGAGCGCATTCAGGATCTGGGCATCGGGGCGATGACCTTCCCAGCAGCCGGCTCGGCCGCCGATCTCGCACTGCTGCTCGTCGACCACCACGGCGCCTCGCTGATCGTGACCGTCGGCCACCCGGCCAGCATCGAGGAGTTCTTCGACCGGTCTCGCCAGCAAAGCAACCCCTCGACATTCCTGACCCGGCTCAAAGTCGGCAAGAAGCTGGTCGACGCCAAAGCCGTTGCCACGCTGTACCGCAACCACATCTCCGGCGGTGCGATCGCGATGCTCATCCTGGCCGTTCTGTTCGCGATCATTGCCGCGCTGTGGGTGTCGCGGGCCGACACGGTGGTCATCGACTGGATCGTGAACTACTGGAACCGCTTCTTGATCTGGATTCAGGGCTGGGTGACATAG
- a CDS encoding TlyA family RNA methyltransferase, with protein MTRRARVDAELVRRGLARSRQQAAELIGAGRVSIDGMRAVKPATAVAITANLKVEGTGEKTWVSRGAHKLIGALDVFGIEVGDRRCLDAGASTGGFTEVLLDRGAAEVVAVDVGYGQLAWSLRSDPRVRVIERTNVRDLTAEAIGGRVDLVVADLSFISLATVLPALTACASPGANIVPMVKPQFEVGRDQVGSGGVVSDPQLRATAVLAVAARAETLGWQTVDVTASPLPGPSGNVEYFLWLRATTDRALHGDELDAAVRRAVAEGPQ; from the coding sequence GTGACGCGGCGTGCCCGGGTTGACGCGGAGCTGGTCCGTCGCGGCCTGGCCCGCTCCCGCCAGCAGGCCGCGGAGCTGATCGGTGCCGGGCGGGTCAGCATCGACGGTATGCGGGCGGTGAAGCCGGCCACCGCGGTGGCCATCACGGCGAATCTGAAGGTCGAGGGCACCGGCGAGAAGACCTGGGTGTCGCGCGGAGCCCACAAGCTCATCGGCGCGCTCGATGTCTTCGGCATCGAGGTGGGCGATCGTCGCTGCCTGGACGCCGGTGCATCCACCGGCGGATTCACCGAGGTGCTACTGGACCGCGGCGCTGCCGAGGTGGTCGCCGTCGACGTCGGCTACGGGCAGCTCGCCTGGTCGCTGCGCTCGGATCCCCGGGTGCGGGTCATCGAACGGACCAACGTGCGCGATCTGACCGCGGAAGCCATCGGTGGTCGGGTCGACCTGGTGGTGGCCGACCTGTCGTTCATCTCCTTGGCCACCGTGCTTCCCGCGCTGACTGCGTGCGCGAGTCCCGGCGCCAATATCGTTCCCATGGTGAAGCCGCAATTCGAGGTCGGCCGCGACCAGGTCGGATCCGGCGGGGTGGTGTCCGACCCGCAGTTGCGGGCCACCGCGGTACTGGCCGTCGCCGCGCGCGCCGAGACCTTGGGCTGGCAGACCGTCGACGTCACCGCCAGCCCGCTGCCAGGTCCGTCGGGCAATGTCGAATACTTCCTATGGCTGCGCGCCACCACCGACCGTGCGCTGCACGGAGACGAACTGGACGCCGCGGTGCGCCGCGCCGTCGCGGAAGGACCGCAATGA
- a CDS encoding NUDIX domain-containing protein, producing MAEHDFATVISETVYRGKILALRADEVRMPGGNTAIREVVEHFGAVAVAAVDETRRVAMVYQYRHPLGHRLWELPAGLLDAAGEDPAVTAARELREEAGLTAEHWSVLADVASSPGFSDETVRIYLARGLRHVGRPEADDEEADLTVHWFDIDHAADRVLAGEIVNSTAAVGILAARAAIVDGKPTRPVDAPWPDRASAFAARQEQS from the coding sequence GTGGCTGAGCACGATTTCGCCACCGTCATCTCCGAAACCGTCTACCGCGGAAAGATTCTCGCGTTGCGCGCCGACGAGGTGCGGATGCCCGGCGGCAACACCGCCATCCGGGAGGTCGTCGAGCACTTCGGCGCGGTGGCCGTGGCCGCCGTCGACGAAACCCGGCGGGTGGCGATGGTCTACCAGTACCGTCACCCGCTCGGTCACCGGCTGTGGGAGCTGCCCGCCGGGCTGCTCGACGCCGCCGGGGAGGACCCGGCGGTCACTGCGGCGCGCGAGTTGCGGGAGGAGGCGGGACTGACCGCCGAGCATTGGAGCGTGCTGGCCGATGTCGCCTCCTCGCCGGGCTTCAGCGACGAGACTGTGCGGATCTATCTGGCCCGTGGGTTGCGTCACGTCGGGCGGCCGGAGGCCGACGACGAGGAGGCCGACCTCACCGTGCACTGGTTCGACATCGACCACGCCGCCGATCGGGTGCTGGCTGGTGAAATCGTGAATTCGACTGCCGCAGTTGGCATTTTGGCCGCCCGCGCGGCGATCGTGGACGGCAAGCCGACCCGACCGGTCGACGCGCCCTGGCCGGACCGTGCCAGCGCGTTCGCCGCGCGTCAGGAGCAGTCATGA